A window of Apium graveolens cultivar Ventura chromosome 8, ASM990537v1, whole genome shotgun sequence contains these coding sequences:
- the LOC141679971 gene encoding protein FAR1-RELATED SEQUENCE 5-like, with protein sequence MNAYKNFGDVVMFDSTYRKNRYCMPFIPITGINHHYQNILFGFALVRDETEASYKWVLRTWLEAIDNKPPRTIITDQDIALGNTIVEVMLMPQTKHTYCTWHISSKFPEKLSYLYTNYPEFKTEFNACVYKSLKPTEFEGKMGAISREVRS encoded by the coding sequence ATGAACGCGTACAAGAATTTTGGTGATGTGGTTATGTTTGATTCAACTTACCGGAAGAATAGGTATTGTATGCCTTTCATACCTATTACGGGCATAAACCATCATTATCAAAATATACTATTTGGATTTGCACTTGTAAGGGATGAGACTGAGGCATCGTATAAGTGGGTTTTGAGGACATGGTTGGAAGCCATCGACAATAAACCGCCTCGAACAATTATTACTGATCAAGACATTGCATTGGGAAATACCATTGTCGAGGTCATGCTTATGCCACAAACAAAGCATACGTATTGTACATGGCATATAAGTAGTAAGTTTCCCGAGAAGTTGTCTTATTTGTACACAAATTATCCGGAGTTCAAGACAGAGTTTAATGCATGTGTGTACAAGTCGTTGAAACCTACAGAATTTGAAGGTAAAATGGGAGCAATTAGTCGAGAAGTACGATCTTGA
- the LOC141679973 gene encoding protein FAR1-RELATED SEQUENCE 5-like: protein MYAIRTQWIGAYTKQHFSAGMTTTSRSESTNSFFDEYVQSSTSLKEFIENSQKALETQYLKEVKADYDCEQLERRLVLHSSLEMHASEIYTKEMFKRFQKELMKSTCYIVNSVKNNGTYMSKLYLVEKATLPENCRRKYRVTVFMYEKIECSCKKFEHSGMICKHIIRYLDKKQKIKIPESLIMGRWTMNGNKIVGPLPYAPPGIGNDGASQPLRYGALCKSFQDLAASGSCSVSRYKYLMGVIDREKRYFKDAFTDEERRERTHEAKTQEDYQHDPIFDPPTSKTKGRK, encoded by the coding sequence ATGTATGCTATTAGAACTCAATGGATTGGTGCTTACACGAAGCAACATTTTTCCGCCGGCATGACTACAACTTCAAGAAGCGAGTCTACGAATTCTTTTTTTGATGAATATGTGCAATCATCTACCAGTTTGAAGGAATTCATTGAGAACTCACAAAAGGCTTTAGAGACACAATATCTGAAGGAGGTTAAAGCCGATTATGACTGCGAACAATTGGAAAGGAGATTAGTTTTGCACTCATCCTTGGAAATGCATGCATCCGAAATCTACACAAAAGAAATGTTCAAAAGGTTTCAAAAGGAGCTTATGAAAAGTACATGTTACATCGTGAATAGTGTCAAAAACAATGGAACTTATATGTCGAAACTGTATTTGGTTGAGAAGGCTACCCTACCGGAGAATTGCAGAAGAAAATATCGAGTGACGGTTTTCATGTACGAAAAAATTGAATGCTCGTGTAAGAAGTTTGAACATTCCGGGATGATTTGCAAACACATAATCCGTTATCTTGacaaaaaacaaaaaatcaaGATACCGGAAAGTCTCATCATGGGTAGGTGGACAATGAACGGCAACAAAATTGTGGGGCCTCTTCCATATGCTCCTCCCGGTATTGGTAATGACGGTGCGTCACAACCATTAAGGTATGGTGCATTGTGCAAATCTTTTCAAGATTTAGCTGCTTCCGGTAGTTGTTCTGTTTCACGGTATAAATACTTAATGGGTGTGATTGATAGAGAGAAGAGATACTTCAAAGATGCTTTTACGGATGAAGAGCGTAGAGAAAGAACCCATGAGGCGAAAACTCAAGAGGACTACCAACATGATCCAATATTTGATCCTCCAACGTCGAAAACTAAAGGAAGAAAATAA